A stretch of Arthrobacter sp. NEB 688 DNA encodes these proteins:
- the argJ gene encoding bifunctional glutamate N-acetyltransferase/amino-acid acetyltransferase ArgJ: MSVTTPKGFRASGVTAGLKASGRPDLALVVNDGPDHHVAAVFTGNRVEAAPVTWSRVAVADGRADAVVLNSGGANACTGAPGFQDTHRTAEHVGATLGLAPGDVVVCSTGLIGERLPMDLLLPGVDAAAAGLSTDGGPAAAEAIMTTDTVAKTAAVTHPDGWAVGGMAKGAGMLAPALATMLVVVTTDAVVDPAALDGVLRAATRETFDRVDSDGCMSTNDTVVILASGASGTPADAGALTEAVTAVCADLARQLVADAEGAHHDIAVEVRSAATEDDALEVARSVARNNLFKCAVFGNDPNWGRVLAAVGTTSAAFDPTTLDVSMNGVQVCRSGGVGEDRSLVDLTAREVRVVVELHAGDATATIWTNDLTHDYVHENSAYST; this comes from the coding sequence ATGTCCGTCACCACCCCGAAGGGCTTCCGCGCCAGCGGCGTCACGGCCGGGCTCAAGGCTTCCGGCCGACCGGACCTCGCGCTCGTCGTCAACGACGGCCCCGACCACCACGTCGCCGCGGTCTTCACCGGCAACCGCGTGGAGGCCGCGCCGGTCACCTGGTCGCGCGTGGCCGTCGCCGACGGCCGCGCCGACGCCGTCGTCCTCAACAGCGGTGGCGCGAACGCCTGCACGGGCGCGCCCGGCTTCCAGGACACCCACCGCACCGCCGAGCACGTCGGGGCGACGCTCGGCCTGGCCCCGGGCGACGTGGTCGTCTGCTCCACCGGGCTCATCGGCGAGCGGCTCCCGATGGACCTGCTCCTGCCCGGCGTGGACGCCGCCGCGGCCGGCCTCTCGACGGACGGCGGGCCCGCGGCGGCGGAGGCCATCATGACCACCGACACCGTCGCGAAGACCGCCGCCGTGACGCACCCCGACGGCTGGGCGGTCGGCGGGATGGCCAAGGGCGCGGGGATGCTCGCGCCGGCCCTCGCGACGATGCTCGTCGTCGTGACGACCGACGCCGTCGTCGACCCGGCCGCGCTCGACGGCGTGCTGCGCGCCGCCACCCGCGAGACCTTCGACCGGGTCGACTCCGACGGCTGCATGTCGACCAACGACACCGTCGTCATCCTCGCCTCCGGCGCCTCCGGGACGCCCGCCGACGCCGGCGCGCTCACCGAGGCCGTCACCGCGGTCTGCGCCGACCTCGCACGGCAGCTCGTCGCCGACGCCGAGGGTGCGCACCACGACATCGCGGTCGAGGTCCGCTCGGCGGCCACCGAGGACGACGCCCTCGAGGTCGCCCGGTCCGTCGCCCGCAACAACCTCTTCAAGTGCGCGGTCTTCGGCAACGACCCCAACTGGGGCCGGGTGCTCGCGGCCGTCGGCACGACCTCCGCCGCGTTCGACCCCACGACGCTCGACGTCTCGATGAACGGCGTCCAGGTCTGCCGCTCCGGCGGTGTGGGGGAGGACCGTTCGCTCGTCGACCTCACCGCCCGCGAGGTGCGCGTCGTCGTCGAGCTGCACGCCGGCGACGCCACGGCGACCATCTGGACCAACGACCTCACGCACGACTACGTGCACGAGAACTCCGCGTACTCCACCTGA
- a CDS encoding arginine repressor (regulates arginine biosynthesis when complexed with arginine by binding at site that overlap the promotors of the arginine biosynthesis genes) — protein sequence MTVSTSRAARQQRITEILRATPVRSQTELLDLLAGDGIEVTQATLSRDLVDVGAERVRVGKSLVYAVPGEGGDRTVRPAPDEDERTTRLAARCQELLVAAEHSANLVVLRTPPGAANFLASAIDHTSVEGVLGTIAGDDTIMVITSGPARSREVVDRLLSYTRKDTP from the coding sequence GTGACGGTCTCGACCTCCCGGGCCGCCCGCCAGCAGCGGATCACCGAGATCCTGCGGGCCACGCCGGTGCGCAGCCAGACCGAGCTGCTCGACCTGCTGGCCGGCGACGGCATCGAGGTCACGCAGGCGACCCTCTCGCGCGACCTCGTCGACGTCGGCGCCGAGCGGGTGCGGGTCGGCAAGTCGCTCGTCTACGCCGTGCCGGGGGAGGGCGGCGACCGCACGGTCCGCCCGGCCCCCGACGAGGACGAGCGCACGACCCGCCTCGCCGCCCGCTGCCAGGAGTTGCTCGTCGCCGCCGAGCACTCGGCCAACCTCGTCGTCCTGCGCACCCCGCCGGGCGCCGCGAACTTCCTCGCGTCGGCCATCGACCACACCTCCGTGGAGGGGGTGCTCGGCACGATCGCCGGCGACGACACCATCATGGTCATCACGTCCGGACCCGCCCGCAGCCGCGAGGTGGTCGACCGGCTCCTGTCGTACACCCGGAAGGACACCCCGTGA
- the argC gene encoding N-acetyl-gamma-glutamyl-phosphate reductase, which yields MTQRVAVAGASGYAGGEVLRLLLAHPDLEVGAVTAAGNAGQPLGTIHPHLTPLADRVLDETTVEVLAGHDAVVLALPHGHSAALAAALPDEVVVVDCGADFRLRDATAWTTFYDTPHAGSWPYGMPELPTADGPQRAALADATRIAVPGCYPTAVSLALAPGLVAGVLEPADITVVAASGTSGAGKSLKPHLLGSEVMGAMSPYGVGGVHRHTPEIEQNLTACGAGEVTVSFTPTLAPMPRGILATATARAVPGVTAASVRAAWEAAYADEPFVHLLPEGRWPSTASVLGSNCVHLQVVLDERVGRVVVVAAVDNLTKGTAGAAVQCLNLALGLPETTGLPVAGVAP from the coding sequence ATGACGCAGCGTGTCGCCGTCGCCGGAGCGAGCGGGTACGCCGGGGGAGAGGTCCTCCGGCTCCTCCTCGCGCACCCCGATCTCGAGGTCGGCGCGGTCACCGCCGCCGGCAACGCGGGCCAGCCCCTCGGGACCATCCACCCGCACCTGACGCCGCTGGCCGACCGGGTGCTCGACGAGACGACGGTCGAGGTCCTCGCCGGACACGACGCCGTCGTCCTCGCCCTGCCGCACGGGCACTCCGCGGCCCTGGCCGCCGCCCTGCCGGACGAGGTGGTCGTCGTCGACTGCGGCGCCGACTTCCGGCTGCGCGACGCCACGGCGTGGACCACCTTCTACGACACCCCGCACGCCGGGTCCTGGCCCTACGGGATGCCCGAGCTGCCGACCGCCGACGGTCCGCAGCGCGCCGCCCTCGCCGACGCCACGCGCATCGCGGTGCCCGGTTGCTACCCGACGGCCGTGTCGCTCGCCCTCGCCCCCGGCCTCGTCGCGGGCGTCCTCGAGCCGGCGGACATCACCGTCGTCGCGGCCTCGGGCACCTCGGGCGCCGGCAAGTCGCTCAAGCCCCACCTGCTCGGCTCCGAGGTGATGGGCGCGATGTCTCCCTACGGCGTCGGCGGCGTGCACCGGCACACCCCCGAGATCGAGCAGAACCTCACGGCCTGCGGCGCGGGCGAGGTGACCGTCTCCTTCACGCCGACGCTCGCCCCGATGCCCCGCGGCATCCTCGCGACGGCCACGGCCCGCGCGGTCCCCGGCGTCACCGCGGCGTCCGTCCGGGCGGCGTGGGAGGCGGCCTACGCCGACGAGCCCTTCGTGCACCTGCTGCCGGAGGGGCGCTGGCCGAGCACGGCGAGCGTCCTCGGCAGCAACTGCGTCCACCTCCAGGTCGTCCTCGACGAGCGCGTCGGACGCGTCGTCGTCGTCGCGGCCGTCGACAACCTCACGAAGGGCACCGCGGGCGCCGCCGTCCAGTGCCTCAACCTGGCGCTCGGGCTCCCCGAGACGACCGGGCTGCCCGTGGCGGGGGTGGCCCCGTGA
- the argB gene encoding acetylglutamate kinase, producing MTPPEQQSLRGAIDAAALRVAQSKATTLVEALPWLERFRGALVVVKYGGNAMTDDALKAAFAQDIVFLRYAGLRPVVVHGGGPQIKGMLDRLGLESEFRGGLRVTTPEVMDVVRMVLTGQVGRELVGLLNQHGPVAVGLSGEDAGLFGARRRGVTVDGEEHDIGLVGDVVEVDPGAVLDLLDAGRIPVVSTIAPDLDVDGQVLNVNADTAAAALAVALGARKLVVLTDVEGVYADWPDRGSLLSELRASAARELLTRVDAGMIPKLEACIRAVENGVPQAHVVDGRQPHSILLEVFTSEGIGTMVLPDREEGEDA from the coding sequence ATGACCCCACCCGAGCAGCAGTCCCTGCGCGGCGCGATCGACGCCGCGGCCCTGCGCGTCGCCCAGTCCAAGGCCACGACCCTCGTCGAGGCGCTGCCCTGGCTCGAGCGCTTCCGCGGGGCCCTCGTCGTCGTCAAGTACGGCGGCAACGCGATGACCGACGACGCGCTCAAGGCCGCTTTCGCCCAGGACATCGTCTTCCTGCGCTACGCCGGGCTGCGGCCCGTCGTCGTCCACGGGGGTGGCCCGCAGATCAAGGGGATGCTCGACCGCCTCGGCCTGGAGTCCGAGTTCCGCGGCGGGCTGCGCGTCACGACGCCCGAGGTGATGGACGTCGTCCGGATGGTCCTGACCGGTCAGGTCGGCCGCGAGCTCGTCGGGCTGCTCAACCAGCACGGACCCGTCGCCGTCGGGCTCTCCGGCGAGGACGCCGGCCTCTTCGGGGCCCGCCGCCGGGGCGTGACGGTCGACGGCGAGGAGCACGACATCGGCCTCGTCGGCGACGTCGTCGAGGTCGACCCCGGCGCGGTCCTCGACCTGCTCGACGCCGGGCGCATCCCCGTCGTCTCGACCATCGCGCCCGACCTCGACGTCGACGGCCAGGTGCTCAACGTCAACGCCGACACCGCCGCTGCCGCCCTCGCCGTCGCGCTCGGCGCCCGCAAGCTCGTCGTCCTCACCGACGTCGAGGGCGTCTACGCCGACTGGCCCGACCGTGGCTCCCTGCTCTCGGAGCTGCGCGCGAGCGCCGCCCGCGAGCTGCTGACCCGCGTCGACGCCGGGATGATCCCGAAGCTCGAGGCGTGCATCCGCGCGGTCGAGAACGGCGTCCCGCAGGCGCACGTCGTCGACGGCCGCCAGCCGCACAGCATCCTCCTCGAGGTGTTCACCTCCGAGGGCATCGGCACGATGGTCCTGCCGGACCGGGAGGAGGGCGAGGATGCCTGA
- a CDS encoding SDR family oxidoreductase, translating into MTDVLDEPVDDDGDVTPEPDTEVEAGRGGHLVAVVTGASRGIGRAVADALEDAGWVVERGSSAVAPVTDRTAVQEWVADVVERQGRIDLLVNNAGVIDTEVDLFASDPDEWWRTVEVNVLGAYLVTWAVAPHLLSAGGGRVVNLNSGAGRRAGAEASAYNVSKTALARITGSTHLAGWERGIRAFDLMPGVVRTDMTEAMEAHVGRTEWTAPEEVTALVLALASGELDAFSGRFVRAGVDTPASLRAMAERGLEPGERMLDLVLRPDDPLA; encoded by the coding sequence GTGACCGACGTCCTCGACGAGCCGGTCGACGACGACGGCGACGTGACCCCCGAGCCGGACACCGAGGTGGAGGCCGGCCGGGGTGGGCACCTCGTCGCCGTCGTCACCGGTGCCTCGCGGGGCATCGGCCGGGCCGTCGCCGACGCGCTCGAGGACGCCGGCTGGGTCGTCGAGCGCGGGTCGTCGGCCGTCGCGCCGGTCACCGACCGGACGGCGGTGCAGGAGTGGGTCGCCGACGTCGTCGAGCGGCAGGGCCGCATCGACCTGCTCGTCAACAACGCCGGGGTCATCGACACCGAGGTCGACCTCTTCGCCTCCGACCCCGACGAGTGGTGGCGCACGGTCGAGGTCAACGTCCTCGGGGCCTACCTCGTGACGTGGGCGGTCGCGCCGCACCTGCTGTCGGCCGGTGGTGGCCGGGTCGTCAACCTCAACTCGGGCGCCGGCCGGCGCGCCGGCGCCGAGGCCAGCGCCTACAACGTGAGCAAGACGGCGCTGGCCCGCATCACGGGGTCGACCCACCTCGCCGGGTGGGAGCGGGGCATCCGCGCCTTCGACCTCATGCCGGGCGTCGTGCGCACCGACATGACCGAGGCGATGGAGGCGCACGTCGGGCGCACCGAGTGGACCGCGCCCGAGGAGGTCACGGCCCTCGTGCTGGCCCTCGCCTCGGGCGAGCTCGACGCGTTCTCCGGGCGCTTCGTGCGGGCCGGCGTCGACACCCCGGCCTCGCTGCGGGCGATGGCCGAGCGCGGGCTGGAGCCGGGGGAGCGGATGCTCGACCTCGTCCTGCGTCCCGACGACCCCCTGGCCTGA
- the argH gene encoding argininosuccinate lyase — MTPPDTDSSASVSLWGGRFSGGPADALAALSKSTHFDWRLAPHDLAGSRAHARVLHAAGLLDDATLEAMLDGLERLRADVESGAFVPAESDEDVHTALERGLIERAGAEVGGRIRAGRSRNDQVATLFRMYLREHARVVAGLVLDVVDALVAHARTHLGVPMPGRTHLQHAQPVLLSHHLLAHAWPLLRDVDRLRDWDARTSVSPYGSGALAGSSLGLDPEAVASDLGFAGAVENSIDGTASRDFVAEFSFVCAMTAVDVSRLAEEVILWATKEFSFVTLDDSYSTGSSIMPQKKNPDVAELARGKAGRLVGDLAGLLTTLKALPLAYNRDLQEDKEPVFDAVDTLEVLLPAFSGMVATLTFHTERMASLAPQGFSLATDVAEWLVRQGVPFRVAHEVAGASVRACEERGIELWDLTDDDLAAVSPHLTPGVRDVLSVEGSMASRSALGGTAPVRVAEQLDRVEALVATARTWSRDLPQAR, encoded by the coding sequence GTGACCCCGCCCGACACCGACTCCTCCGCCTCCGTGAGCCTCTGGGGCGGACGGTTCTCGGGCGGCCCGGCCGACGCCCTCGCCGCCCTCTCGAAGTCGACGCACTTCGACTGGCGGCTCGCGCCGCACGACCTCGCCGGCTCCCGGGCGCACGCCCGCGTCCTGCACGCCGCCGGCCTCCTCGACGACGCGACGCTCGAGGCGATGCTCGACGGCCTGGAGCGGCTGCGCGCCGACGTCGAGTCCGGGGCCTTCGTCCCGGCCGAGTCCGACGAGGACGTCCACACCGCGTTGGAGCGCGGCCTCATCGAGCGGGCCGGGGCCGAGGTCGGCGGGCGCATCCGCGCCGGGCGCTCGCGCAACGACCAGGTCGCCACCCTCTTCCGGATGTACCTGCGCGAGCACGCCCGCGTCGTCGCCGGGCTCGTCCTCGACGTCGTCGACGCGCTCGTGGCGCACGCGCGCACCCACCTCGGCGTGCCGATGCCGGGGCGCACCCACCTCCAGCACGCGCAGCCCGTGCTGCTCTCGCACCACCTCCTCGCCCACGCGTGGCCGCTGCTGCGCGACGTCGACCGGCTGCGCGACTGGGACGCGCGGACCTCGGTGTCCCCGTACGGGTCCGGTGCGCTCGCGGGGTCGTCCCTGGGGCTCGACCCCGAGGCCGTCGCGAGCGACCTCGGCTTCGCCGGCGCGGTCGAGAACTCCATCGACGGCACCGCCTCGCGCGACTTCGTCGCCGAGTTCTCGTTCGTCTGCGCGATGACCGCCGTCGACGTCTCGAGGCTCGCGGAGGAGGTCATCCTCTGGGCGACGAAGGAGTTCTCGTTCGTCACGCTCGACGACTCGTACTCGACCGGGTCGAGCATCATGCCGCAGAAGAAGAACCCCGACGTCGCCGAGCTCGCTCGCGGCAAGGCCGGCCGGCTCGTCGGCGACCTCGCGGGCCTGCTGACGACCCTCAAGGCGCTGCCGCTGGCCTACAACCGCGACCTCCAGGAGGACAAGGAGCCGGTGTTCGACGCGGTCGACACCCTCGAGGTGCTCCTCCCCGCGTTCTCCGGGATGGTCGCGACGCTGACCTTCCACACCGAGCGGATGGCCTCGCTCGCCCCGCAGGGGTTCTCGCTCGCCACGGACGTCGCCGAGTGGCTCGTGCGCCAGGGCGTGCCGTTCCGCGTCGCCCACGAGGTCGCCGGCGCGTCCGTGCGGGCCTGCGAGGAGCGCGGCATCGAGCTCTGGGACCTCACCGACGACGACCTCGCGGCCGTCTCGCCGCACCTGACGCCCGGGGTGCGCGACGTTCTCTCGGTCGAGGGCTCGATGGCGTCGCGCTCCGCGCTGGGCGGCACCGCACCGGTGCGCGTCGCCGAGCAGCTCGACCGGGTCGAGGCGCTCGTCGCGACCGCCCGCACCTGGTCGCGCGACCTGCCGCAGGCCCGCTGA
- a CDS encoding ACT domain-containing protein has translation MPLHLMEHPEDVSVVRLPSGEVPAFDWTTGPLASLTRTADETSVVCASASVPAGSRTEGPFRAVEVAGPLDFSAVGVFADILAPLVDAQISVLGISTFDTDWVLVPSDRTQDASAAWRRAGFVVTPSSLSGRLR, from the coding sequence ATGCCCCTGCACCTCATGGAGCACCCGGAGGACGTCTCGGTCGTGCGCCTGCCGAGCGGCGAGGTGCCCGCCTTCGACTGGACGACCGGCCCGCTCGCGTCGCTGACCCGCACCGCCGACGAGACCTCCGTCGTCTGCGCCAGCGCCTCGGTGCCGGCGGGCTCGCGCACCGAGGGCCCGTTCCGGGCGGTCGAGGTCGCCGGCCCGCTGGACTTCTCGGCGGTCGGCGTCTTCGCCGACATCCTCGCCCCGCTCGTCGACGCGCAGATCTCGGTCCTCGGCATCTCGACGTTCGACACCGACTGGGTCCTCGTCCCGTCCGACCGCACCCAGGACGCCTCGGCCGCCTGGCGCCGCGCCGGCTTCGTCGTCACCCCCAGCTCCCTGTCCGGAAGGCTGCGCTGA
- a CDS encoding acetylornithine transaminase: MPEAQPAPHTEELLGRYESALVQVFGRPQLVLEHGDGAWVWDVDGRRYLDLVGGLAVNALGHNHPALVAAVSKQAGQLVHVSNFYTSVPQVELAERILQVADAPPGSAVFFCNSGTEAIEAAVKLARRTGRTGIVAAEGAFHGRTTGALALTHKPAYREPFEPLIPGVVHVPWGDVAALEAAVGADTSAVVLEPIKGEGGVVPASPEFLRAARRVTTEAGALLVLDEIQTGVGRTGSWFAWQQAGVVPDAMTLAKGLGGGVPIGALVTFGPEVSGMLTAGQHGSTFGGNPLSCAAGLAVLDTIESEGLVEHARAMGEHLEQRIATLGDPRVTGIRGAGLLRAVTLAGEWAPAVAAHGREAGLILNPVAPDAIRLAPPLVVTADQLDLFVDALPGLLDLATEETR; encoded by the coding sequence ATGCCTGAGGCACAGCCCGCCCCGCACACCGAGGAGCTCCTCGGCCGCTACGAGTCGGCCCTCGTCCAGGTCTTCGGCCGGCCCCAGCTCGTCCTCGAGCACGGCGACGGCGCGTGGGTGTGGGACGTCGACGGTCGCCGCTACCTCGACCTCGTCGGCGGCCTCGCGGTCAACGCGCTCGGGCACAACCACCCGGCCCTCGTCGCGGCCGTCTCGAAGCAGGCCGGCCAGCTGGTCCACGTGTCGAACTTCTACACGTCGGTGCCGCAGGTCGAGCTCGCCGAGCGCATCCTCCAGGTGGCCGACGCGCCGCCCGGGTCCGCGGTCTTCTTCTGCAACAGCGGGACCGAGGCCATCGAGGCGGCCGTCAAGCTCGCCCGCCGCACCGGCCGCACCGGCATCGTCGCCGCGGAGGGGGCCTTCCACGGGCGCACGACGGGGGCGCTGGCCCTCACCCACAAGCCCGCCTACCGCGAGCCCTTCGAGCCGCTCATCCCCGGCGTCGTCCACGTGCCGTGGGGCGACGTCGCGGCGCTCGAGGCCGCGGTCGGCGCCGACACCTCGGCGGTCGTCCTCGAGCCGATCAAGGGCGAGGGCGGCGTCGTGCCGGCGTCGCCGGAGTTCCTCCGCGCCGCCCGCCGCGTGACGACGGAGGCCGGCGCCCTGCTCGTCCTCGACGAGATCCAGACCGGCGTCGGCCGCACGGGCTCGTGGTTCGCCTGGCAGCAGGCCGGGGTCGTGCCGGACGCGATGACCCTCGCCAAGGGCCTCGGCGGCGGCGTGCCCATCGGCGCGCTCGTCACCTTCGGCCCCGAGGTCTCCGGGATGCTCACCGCCGGCCAGCACGGCTCGACGTTCGGCGGCAACCCGCTCTCGTGCGCGGCCGGGCTCGCGGTCCTCGACACCATCGAGTCCGAGGGGCTGGTCGAGCACGCCCGGGCGATGGGCGAGCACCTCGAGCAGCGCATCGCGACGCTCGGCGACCCGCGCGTCACCGGCATCCGGGGCGCCGGCCTCCTGCGCGCCGTCACCCTCGCGGGGGAGTGGGCCCCGGCGGTCGCCGCGCACGGCCGCGAGGCCGGCCTCATCCTCAACCCGGTGGCGCCCGACGCCATCCGGCTGGCCCCGCCTCTGGTCGTCACCGCCGACCAGCTCGACCTGTTCGTCGACGCCCTGCCCGGGCTGCTCGACCTCGCCACGGAGGAGACCCGATGA
- the argF gene encoding ornithine carbamoyltransferase: MTLRHFLRDDDLSPAEQTAVLDRALALKAAPFSDRRLEGPRTVSILFDKPTLRTQVSFVGAVSGLGGFPMVVDGRLAGVGVRESVADVARILGPQSAAVVWRTFAQSDLAEMAAYAGVPVINALTDDFHPCQILADLLTLRETLGDLPGRTLAYVGDGANNMAHSYLLGGATAGMHVRIGTPTSHPPAPEVVERAREVAASTGGSVLVTDDPVEAVTGADAVATDTWVSMGQEAQADDRKGEGSPFTKYAVDDALMAHAADGSVFLHCLPAYRGYEVSAEVIDGPRSVVWQEAENRLHAQKALLSWLVEQAGASA, from the coding sequence ATGACCCTGCGCCACTTCCTGCGCGACGACGACCTCTCGCCCGCGGAGCAGACCGCCGTCCTCGACCGGGCCCTCGCGCTCAAGGCCGCGCCGTTCTCCGACCGCCGCCTCGAGGGCCCCCGCACCGTCTCCATCCTCTTCGACAAGCCGACCCTGCGCACCCAGGTGTCGTTCGTCGGTGCCGTCTCGGGCCTCGGCGGCTTCCCGATGGTCGTCGACGGGCGCCTGGCCGGGGTCGGCGTGCGCGAGTCCGTCGCCGACGTCGCGCGCATCCTCGGCCCGCAGTCGGCGGCGGTTGTCTGGCGCACCTTCGCGCAGTCCGACCTCGCCGAGATGGCCGCGTACGCCGGTGTGCCGGTTATCAACGCGCTGACCGACGACTTCCACCCGTGCCAGATCCTGGCCGACCTGCTGACGCTGCGCGAGACCCTCGGCGACCTGCCCGGCCGCACCCTCGCCTACGTCGGCGACGGCGCCAACAACATGGCGCACTCCTACCTGCTCGGCGGTGCCACGGCCGGGATGCACGTCCGCATCGGCACCCCGACCAGCCACCCGCCGGCCCCCGAGGTCGTCGAGCGCGCCCGCGAGGTCGCCGCCTCCACGGGTGGCTCGGTCCTCGTCACCGACGACCCCGTCGAGGCCGTCACCGGGGCCGACGCCGTCGCCACCGACACCTGGGTCTCGATGGGCCAGGAGGCGCAGGCCGACGACCGCAAGGGCGAGGGCAGCCCCTTCACCAAGTACGCCGTCGACGACGCCCTGATGGCCCACGCCGCCGACGGCTCGGTCTTCCTGCACTGCCTGCCCGCCTACCGCGGCTACGAGGTGAGCGCCGAGGTCATCGACGGCCCGCGCTCGGTCGTGTGGCAGGAGGCGGAGAACCGGCTGCACGCCCAGAAGGCGCTGCTGTCGTGGCTCGTCGAGCAGGCCGGGGCGAGCGCGTGA